In the genome of Bremerella sp. JC817, one region contains:
- a CDS encoding response regulator transcription factor: protein MSINVLVVDDHEVVRSGLASLFRGTDIQVVGEAVDGNEAVEKTLQHKPDVVLMDIRMPEMDGLAALEKLQSDAPGTPVVMLSTYDNPTYVARGVALGAVDYVLKGSPRELIVEAIQNAATGGKQPEGGIMSRVKGTMAKRHDAKNSEFPLTNREMQVLRHLALGLSNREIGRSLSISIETVKEHVQNILRKIDVTDRTQAAVWAVRQGLV, encoded by the coding sequence ATGTCCATTAACGTGTTGGTTGTCGACGACCACGAAGTCGTGCGCAGCGGTCTGGCAAGCCTGTTCCGCGGCACTGATATCCAAGTGGTTGGCGAAGCTGTCGACGGAAATGAAGCCGTTGAAAAAACACTCCAGCACAAGCCTGACGTCGTCCTGATGGATATCCGCATGCCGGAAATGGACGGCTTGGCAGCGCTCGAAAAGCTGCAGTCGGACGCCCCGGGTACCCCGGTCGTCATGCTCAGCACCTATGACAACCCTACCTATGTTGCTCGCGGCGTAGCACTGGGCGCGGTCGATTACGTTCTGAAGGGTTCGCCCCGTGAACTGATCGTCGAAGCAATCCAGAATGCAGCCACCGGCGGCAAGCAGCCTGAAGGGGGCATCATGTCCCGCGTGAAGGGCACCATGGCCAAGCGCCACGACGCCAAGAACAGCGAATTCCCGCTTACCAATCGGGAAATGCAGGTTCTGCGTCACCTGGCTCTGGGTCTTAGCAATCGTGAAATCGGTCGTTCGCTGAGCATCAGCATCGAAACGGTCAAGGAACACGTGCAGAACATCCTTCGCAAGATCGACGTCACCGACCGCACCCAGGCCGCTGTCTGGGCTGTCCGTCAAGGCTTGGTCTAG
- a CDS encoding KpsF/GutQ family sugar-phosphate isomerase, with translation MSSPIRQHDIVSPRLAWIEQGQATIRHEAEVMLRVADSLDERFAAAVDMIQNCQGDIILSGIGKAGHVATKLAATFASTGTRAHFLHPAEAIHGDLGRVGDRDIVLMLSQSGETEEIVRLLPMVRGLGATIIAITSSPRNTLGKAASIVLELGGIVEACPLNLAPTASTAAMLAMGDALAMTVSQHRGFRQEDFARYHPGGSLGRKLAFVEEKMRPLAECRVASDQLSLREVFRKVRVSGRRTGAVMLTDENGRLSGIFTDSDLARLFERDEPLDIDCPIASVMTRHPKATFAGTRFQAALHRLADDKISELPVIDADGRPLGMLDVTDMVGQLPPGEPEEDVADPPALTIRFPNQDQREA, from the coding sequence ATGAGTTCCCCAATTCGACAGCACGATATTGTCTCTCCCAGGCTGGCCTGGATCGAGCAAGGTCAAGCGACCATTCGCCATGAAGCGGAGGTCATGCTGCGCGTGGCCGACTCGCTCGACGAGCGTTTTGCGGCGGCGGTCGACATGATTCAGAACTGTCAGGGGGACATCATCCTCAGCGGCATCGGCAAAGCGGGGCATGTCGCCACCAAGCTGGCCGCCACGTTCGCCTCGACCGGTACCCGAGCACATTTCCTTCACCCAGCTGAAGCCATCCATGGAGACCTCGGACGAGTCGGCGATCGCGACATCGTGCTGATGCTGTCCCAGAGTGGCGAAACGGAAGAAATCGTGCGGCTATTGCCGATGGTTCGTGGCCTGGGCGCAACGATCATCGCGATCACCTCTTCCCCCCGAAATACCCTGGGCAAAGCGGCCTCGATCGTTTTGGAACTGGGCGGCATTGTCGAAGCGTGTCCGTTGAACCTCGCCCCAACGGCCAGCACTGCTGCGATGTTGGCGATGGGAGATGCCTTGGCGATGACGGTCAGTCAGCATCGTGGTTTCCGCCAGGAAGACTTCGCCCGATATCATCCCGGCGGAAGTCTTGGCCGAAAGCTGGCCTTTGTCGAAGAGAAGATGCGACCGCTGGCCGAATGCCGTGTCGCTTCCGATCAGTTGTCGCTGCGGGAAGTGTTCCGCAAGGTTCGTGTCAGTGGCCGACGCACCGGCGCGGTGATGTTGACCGACGAGAATGGCCGTTTGTCGGGCATCTTCACCGATAGCGATCTGGCGCGGCTGTTTGAACGAGACGAGCCGCTCGACATCGATTGCCCCATCGCTAGCGTGATGACGCGGCACCCCAAGGCAACCTTCGCCGGAACACGGTTCCAGGCCGCACTGCATCGCCTGGCCGACGACAAGATCAGCGAACTTCCGGTCATCGATGCCGATGGCCGTCCGCTTGGTATGCTGGATGTGACCGATATGGTCGGGCAGTTACCGCCAGGGGAACCGGAAGAAGACGTAGCCGATCCCCCTGCCCTGACGATTCGATTTCCGAACCAAGACCAGCGAGAAGCGTAG
- a CDS encoding sigma-54 dependent transcriptional regulator codes for MNQAQLLLIDDDRHVLESMGSWLREIGYNVDQAANLNQAYALLDSRSYDLVLADIRLGDEDGFDVLRRCRMSHPGTTVIMITGYATVETGIEALRAGAFDLLTKPLIDEELEMAIERALSQRKVMQENQQLKQQLDLRFGLENIIGHDHRMLRIFDMVDSVADTRATVLITGESGTGKSLLARAIHRRSNRRDQPFIEVACGALPENLLESELFGHVAGSFTGATGNKVGKFKAADRGTIFLDEIATAPLSMQVKLLRVLQELQFEPVGGTETETVDTRVVLATNEDLAQLVDRGDFRQDLYYRVNVINLELPPLRERISDIPRLADHFLAEVCQDTGRRVHGFSTEAVAALQRYRWPGNVRELQNVIERAVLLSKNDEITPDDLPTSIASGAPVSVSHRTGTTLKEALEGPERQIIREVLESNGWNRNETADQLGINRTTLYKKMKRLGLEELAGQRGLV; via the coding sequence ATGAACCAAGCCCAACTGCTACTAATCGACGACGACCGCCACGTACTGGAATCGATGGGAAGTTGGCTGCGAGAAATCGGTTACAACGTCGATCAGGCTGCGAACCTGAATCAGGCCTACGCCCTGCTCGATAGCCGCTCGTACGACCTAGTGTTGGCCGATATTCGCCTGGGAGACGAAGATGGATTCGATGTCCTGCGTCGCTGCCGCATGAGCCATCCTGGCACTACCGTGATCATGATCACCGGTTACGCCACGGTCGAAACCGGAATCGAAGCGCTTCGGGCTGGCGCGTTTGATCTGTTGACCAAACCATTGATCGACGAAGAGCTTGAGATGGCCATCGAACGAGCCCTCTCGCAGCGCAAGGTGATGCAGGAAAATCAGCAATTAAAGCAGCAGCTCGACCTGCGATTCGGCCTGGAAAATATTATTGGTCATGACCACCGCATGTTGCGCATTTTCGACATGGTGGACAGTGTTGCCGACACACGTGCGACCGTCTTGATCACCGGTGAAAGTGGTACTGGTAAGTCGCTTCTGGCTCGTGCCATTCATCGTCGCAGCAATCGCCGCGACCAACCCTTCATTGAAGTCGCTTGCGGTGCCCTGCCTGAAAACCTGCTGGAAAGCGAACTGTTCGGTCACGTTGCTGGCTCGTTCACCGGTGCCACCGGCAACAAAGTTGGCAAGTTCAAAGCAGCCGATCGCGGCACGATCTTCCTCGACGAAATTGCCACCGCGCCGCTGAGCATGCAGGTCAAACTGCTTCGCGTGCTGCAAGAGCTGCAGTTCGAGCCCGTCGGTGGAACCGAGACGGAAACCGTCGATACGCGCGTGGTGCTGGCCACCAACGAAGACCTGGCCCAACTGGTCGATCGCGGCGATTTTCGCCAGGACCTGTACTACCGCGTGAATGTGATCAACCTGGAACTTCCTCCGCTGCGTGAACGTATCTCGGACATTCCACGCCTGGCCGATCACTTTCTGGCTGAAGTTTGCCAGGACACTGGACGCCGCGTGCATGGCTTCTCGACCGAAGCAGTTGCCGCGCTGCAGCGTTATCGCTGGCCTGGCAACGTGCGTGAACTTCAGAACGTGATCGAACGTGCCGTCCTGCTCAGCAAGAACGACGAGATCACCCCAGACGATCTTCCAACGTCGATTGCGTCCGGAGCCCCCGTTTCGGTCAGTCATCGTACCGGTACGACGTTGAAGGAAGCGCTGGAAGGTCCGGAACGTCAGATCATCCGTGAAGTCCTGGAGTCGAATGGCTGGAATCGTAATGAAACCGCCGATCAACTCGGGATCAATCGCACCACGCTCTATAAGAAGATGAAGCGTCTGGGGCTGGAAGAACTGGCCGGGCAACGAGGCCTCGTCTAA
- a CDS encoding DUF1559 domain-containing protein — MSIARSRRGFTLVELLVVIAIIGVLIALLLPAVQQAREAARRLQCRNNIKQLGLALHNYHDTFLVFPSGNLTTNTQYPPRSANDPEGTMAPWTVLVLPYLEQDNLHNQFDFESPFTSHISQTTPNATIQRTPNKAFQCPSFPRNGNEELKNNYFGVMGGVDVNNTPPRWELSGSVNYRVFDNGVLFQNSKISFRDITDGTTNTFMIGESVDQKTAYGSGSPTHHGWAQGARTHNGSNGYLNNVAATENPINRAADLLAAGWHDHAVWQSTFGSQHPGGAQFLYADGSVPWVSETMNLPIYQQCGVRNDGAPLGGLNQ, encoded by the coding sequence ATGTCTATCGCTCGTTCGCGACGCGGTTTCACGTTGGTGGAACTGTTAGTGGTCATTGCCATCATTGGGGTTTTGATCGCGCTTCTTTTGCCCGCCGTCCAGCAAGCACGCGAAGCGGCCCGTCGACTGCAGTGTCGTAACAACATCAAGCAGTTGGGCCTGGCACTGCACAACTATCACGACACGTTCCTGGTGTTCCCTTCGGGCAACCTGACGACCAACACGCAGTACCCACCTCGTTCGGCGAACGATCCCGAAGGGACGATGGCGCCGTGGACCGTCTTGGTGCTGCCTTACCTGGAACAAGACAACCTTCACAACCAGTTCGATTTCGAGAGCCCTTTTACTTCGCACATCAGCCAGACGACCCCCAACGCCACGATCCAGCGAACGCCTAACAAGGCGTTTCAGTGCCCCAGCTTTCCCCGCAACGGCAACGAAGAGTTGAAGAACAACTACTTCGGCGTGATGGGTGGCGTCGACGTGAACAACACGCCACCACGCTGGGAACTGAGCGGCAGCGTGAACTATCGAGTGTTCGACAACGGCGTGCTGTTTCAGAATTCGAAGATCAGCTTCCGCGACATCACCGACGGGACGACCAACACCTTCATGATTGGCGAGTCGGTCGATCAGAAGACGGCTTACGGAAGTGGAAGCCCAACGCATCATGGCTGGGCCCAAGGTGCCCGGACGCATAACGGCAGCAATGGCTATCTGAATAACGTTGCCGCGACTGAGAACCCCATCAACCGCGCGGCCGACTTGCTGGCAGCCGGCTGGCACGATCATGCCGTGTGGCAATCGACCTTCGGCAGTCAGCACCCAGGCGGCGCGCAGTTTCTGTATGCCGATGGCTCGGTGCCGTGGGTGAGTGAAACGATGAACCTTCCGATCTATCAGCAGTGTGGTGTCCGCAACGACGGAGCTCCCCTGGGCGGATTGAATCAGTAA
- a CDS encoding HAD hydrolase family protein — MNLEQRCQSIELLLTDVDGVLTDGGVILNNEGVESKQFHIRDGLGFRLWRQAGFKCGLITGRNSQVVRLRAQELSMDVVRQGIHDKATVAEEVLKQYGLQPEQLAYVGDDLIDLGVIRLAGLGIAVADAAAEVKAAADYVTKTPGGRGAIREVIEVILKAKKVWNDIIQTF, encoded by the coding sequence ATGAATCTCGAGCAGCGATGCCAATCGATCGAGCTGCTGTTGACCGATGTCGACGGCGTGCTGACCGATGGCGGAGTGATCCTGAACAACGAAGGAGTCGAGTCGAAGCAGTTCCACATTCGGGACGGGCTCGGCTTTCGATTGTGGCGACAAGCCGGTTTCAAGTGTGGCTTGATTACCGGTCGCAATTCCCAGGTCGTGCGTCTGCGGGCTCAAGAGCTCAGCATGGATGTCGTCCGTCAGGGAATTCACGACAAAGCGACGGTCGCCGAAGAAGTGCTGAAGCAATATGGCCTTCAGCCAGAACAGTTGGCCTACGTCGGTGACGACTTGATCGACCTCGGCGTAATTCGCCTGGCCGGTCTGGGAATTGCCGTGGCCGATGCGGCCGCCGAAGTCAAAGCGGCGGCTGATTACGTGACCAAGACACCCGGAGGTCGAGGCGCGATTCGCGAAGTGATCGAGGTGATCCTGAAAGCGAAAAAAGTCTGGAACGACATCATTCAAACCTTCTAA
- a CDS encoding VCBS repeat-containing protein — translation MRLSLHLPQLLLCLLVVVPAANAQWRRHTIDNTSQGADGVRLHDINQDGLFDLCVGWEEGGIVRIYLHPGKAQVRKPWPAATISKVSSPEDAVFLDLNQDGAVDVVSACEGKERNLFVHWAPTNIDDLLKPEAWRTEVFPGNPKRLMWMFTLPWPNANGGVDLVAGSKGRGAEVGIFAQQMPELAWKWQPIAPAAWIMSLVSEDINLDGKPDLVYSDRKGKDRGIYWVDMADLNQPGKPQLLGGVDHEVMFLDIADIDQDGHRDIVAATHDAGLLLLHRRGDAAVFEPIEIPLPGRSGTGKSVKVGDMDGDGQADLVFSCENANGKRGIGWLTTPSKSRQDLTTARWSLSDISGTTEGIKFDLLQLVDLDQDGDLDVLTCEERDNLGVIWYENPSR, via the coding sequence ATGCGTTTATCCCTTCATCTACCTCAGTTGCTACTGTGCCTCCTCGTGGTCGTTCCCGCCGCCAACGCGCAGTGGCGACGACACACGATCGACAACACATCTCAAGGCGCCGACGGCGTTCGGCTGCACGACATCAACCAGGATGGCCTGTTCGACCTATGCGTTGGTTGGGAGGAAGGCGGGATCGTGCGGATCTATCTTCACCCCGGAAAGGCGCAGGTTCGCAAGCCATGGCCTGCGGCTACCATCAGCAAAGTGTCCAGCCCAGAAGATGCAGTCTTTCTTGATTTAAATCAGGATGGAGCGGTCGATGTGGTCTCGGCATGTGAGGGAAAAGAACGCAATTTATTCGTACATTGGGCTCCCACAAACATTGATGATCTTTTGAAACCAGAAGCCTGGCGAACGGAAGTTTTCCCTGGAAATCCGAAGCGTTTGATGTGGATGTTCACGTTGCCATGGCCCAACGCCAACGGTGGCGTCGACCTGGTTGCCGGATCGAAGGGACGAGGCGCCGAGGTCGGCATCTTTGCGCAACAAATGCCAGAGCTTGCCTGGAAGTGGCAACCGATTGCGCCGGCCGCGTGGATCATGTCGCTCGTTTCAGAAGACATCAACCTTGATGGCAAGCCCGACCTCGTCTACAGCGATCGCAAAGGGAAAGATCGCGGCATCTATTGGGTCGATATGGCCGATCTCAATCAGCCAGGCAAGCCGCAACTGCTGGGTGGCGTCGACCACGAAGTGATGTTCCTCGACATCGCCGACATCGATCAGGATGGGCACCGCGACATTGTGGCAGCGACGCATGATGCCGGCTTGCTACTGCTTCACCGGAGAGGTGATGCCGCAGTGTTCGAGCCGATCGAGATCCCGCTTCCAGGTCGCAGTGGGACCGGCAAGTCGGTCAAAGTCGGCGACATGGACGGAGACGGTCAGGCCGACCTGGTCTTCAGTTGCGAGAACGCCAACGGCAAGCGTGGCATCGGCTGGCTGACGACACCGAGCAAAAGCCGCCAAGACCTGACTACCGCACGCTGGAGCCTGAGCGACATCAGTGGCACAACGGAAGGCATCAAGTTCGATCTGCTGCAACTGGTCGATCTCGATCAGGATGGCGACCTGGACGTGCTCACGTGCGAAGAACGCGATAACCTGGGCGTGATCTGGTACGAGAACCCCAGCCGTTAA